The sequence ACCGGCAATGTGAACGTGATGCGCCAGGCGCTGGAAGCCTGCCATCGCGGCTGGGGCACCTCCATCGTCATCGGCGTGGCGCCGGCCGGGGCGGAAATCGCCACCCGTCCGTTCCAGCTCGTCACCGGCCGCAACTGGCGCGGTTCCGCCTTTGGCGGCGCGCGCGGCCGCACCGACGTGCCGAAGATCGTCGACTGGTACATGGAGGGGAAGATCAACATTGACGACCTGATCACCCACACCATGCCGCTCGACGAGATCAACACCGCCTTCGACCTGATGCATGAGGGCAAGTCGATCCGTTCCGTCGTGATCTACTGAGGAGCGCAGAATGGAAACCGTCTCGAAAGCGAAGTCGCATGGCGGCGTTCAGGGCGTCTACCGCCACGATTCCACGGTCACCGGCACGCCGATGACCTTCGCCGTCTTCGTCCCGCCGCAGGCGGCGGACGGCCCCGTTCCGGTGCTGTGGTATCTCTCCGGCCTTACCTGCACCCATGCCAATGTGATGGAGAAAGGCGAGTACCGCGCGGCGGCGAGCGCCCACGGCGTCATCATCGTGGCGCCGGACACCAGCCCGCGCGGCGCCGATGTGCCGGACGAGCCCGACAACTGGCAGTTCGGTTCAGGCGCCGGCTTCTATCTCGACGCTACGCAGACGCCCTATGCCACCCATTACCGGATGTATTCCTACCTCGTCGACGAACTCTCGGCACTGGTCGCCGCGCAGTTCCCGGCGGATATGAGCCGCCAAGGCATCTTCGGCCATTCCATGGGCGGGCACGGCGCGCTCACCCTGGCGCTCAAGCACCCGGACCGGTTCAGGAGCTGCTCTGCTTTCGCCCCGATCACCCAGCCAAGCACGGCGGACTGGTCGCGGCCGGCGCTAGAGAAGTATCTCGGCGCGGATGAGCGGGACTGGCGCGCCTATGACGCCGTCGCGCTGATCGAGGACGGAAAGCGCTTCCCGGAATTCCTGGTCGATCAGGGCGGCGCCGACCCCTTCCTCGACACAGGGCTGCGGCCGCAATTGCTGGCACAGGCCTGCGCGAGCGCCGGCATTCCCCTCTCGCTCAACCTGCGCGAGGGCTATGATCATTCCTATTTCTTCATCTCGACCTTCATGGCCGATCACATCGCCTGGCATGCCGCCCGCCTGCGCTGACGGGAAGCGGTGGCGCCGGGCGCGTCAGTCCGGCGCCATCGAAGCGGCGAAGGCGGCAGGGTCCAGGGCGGGCTTCGCCGCCAGACGCCCGACGCGGTAGTAGAAACTCCCCACGACCCGGCCGTTGCTTTTCACCTCACGCTGTTTCACCTCGCCGAGTTCGGCGAAGGAGAAGCGCAGCAAGGGGCTCTCGATCCGACGCCGCGAGAAGGCGAACAGCACCGCCTGCCGCCCGCCATAGGCGTCGGGCGGGTACCAATAGCCATACATGAGGGCGGGCTGGCCGAGCACGCCGCGCCCCACGGACATGGCGGGCCTCGCCCCGGCGCCGGCGGCGTAGAAGGCGAGCTGGCTGGCGATGTTATAGGCATCCAGCCCGATCAGCACGGGCTCATCCCCGGTGGTCGCCCTCACCTCCTCGGCGAGGCTCGCCGCCTGGGCGCCGAAATCCTGCCAGGCCACCGGCACGGCGGGAAAGGGTGCCACCACATGCGGCCCCGGCAGGCCGGCGACGAGAAAAATGAGCCCGGCGCCGTAAAGCGCGAGAGCAATGGCCAGCGTGGGCGCGACGGCACGCTGCAGATGGCGCTGACGCGGACCGAGGCGGTCAGGCGCCGCCAGCAGGCCGGCCGCCACCGCCGGCAACACCGCCAGCCAGAGCGGGCCGGTCCAGTTCAGCCGCGCCATGTGAAACAGGCTGAAGCCGACGAAGACGGACAGCGGCACCAGCGTGAACAGCCCGATGAACAGCCAGCGGCGCCGCTCCTCCTGCCGTCCGCCGCCTTCGCCGGCGGTGGGCGCGGGCCCGCCCACGCCCCGCTCGCGCAGCCAGAGCACGGCAAGCGCGGCGACCAGCACCGTCGGGGTCAGCAGCCCGGCGCCGCCGAGCAGCAGTTCCGGCAACGAGAAGCGGAAGCTGCCGCTGACACGGCGCGTGCTCTGGAAGGCGAAGGAGGCGAGATCGTGCTCGAGGTTCCAGAGGATGACGGGCGAGAACACCAGCACCGCCACAACCGCCGCGAGATAAGGCTCCGGCCGCTTGAACCAGCCGCGCGCGCGCGGGTCCAGCAGCATGAACAGGAGAGCCGCCGGGCCGAGCAGGGCGATGGTGTATTTCGACAGCAGCCCCAGGCCGAAACAGAGACCGACGCCCCCCCACGCCCCGGCCTTGCCGCCCCGCAAGGCGCGCTCGAGGAAATACAGCGTTCCGGCCCAGCAGGCGGTCAGCGGGGCGTCCGGCGTCATGACGAGGCCGGTGCCGAAATAGAAGGGCAGCGTCGCCACCAGTAGCGCGGTGATGAACGCCGCCGACCGGCCGAACATGCGCCCGGCGAGCTGGAAGCTGAAGAAGGCGGTGACGCCCCAGCACAGCCAGGCGGCGAGGCGCACGCCGAACTCGTTGCTGCCGAGCAGTTCGGTGCCGGCAAAGATCAGCCACGCCACCATGGGCGGATGGTCGAGATAGCCGATGTCGAGATGCTGGGCATAGTTCCAGTAATAGGCTTCCTGCGGCATCAGTTCGGTGACGCCCAGGAACATCAGCCGCAACAGCACGCTATAGGCCACCACGGCCAGCGCGGCGAGCCGCCAGCGCGCCGCCCGCGAGAGCGGCGCAAGCGTGGCGGGAACGACGAAGAACACCGCGCCAAGGGTGCTGACCATCGCCGTTGCGCCAAGGGCGGGAAGGAAGGCGAGAGGCGCGGGAAGATCGAGCAGCGCGGCGGCGCTCGCCAGCACGCCCGTGCGCAGGGCAAGCGCCAGCACCACCACAATGGCGAGCCGCGCCGCGAGATCGACCTTTGGCGGAAGCGGCGCCGCGCCGTCACGCCCGGCCCAGCGCAACGCCAGCCCGTGAAGACAGAGCGCGGCGAGGCCGAAGCTCACCAGTTGCGCCCCCATCACCCCGACGCCGAGGCCGAGCAGCAGTAGAAAGGCCACAAGGTCGAGCGCCCCGCTCAGGCAGGCGGCGGCGATGAGCGGGAGCGCGCGGCGCGCGGGAAAGGCGCGGGCAAGCTCGGCCCGCAGGCGCCGCAGAAAGATGGAGGTCCGACGCCGCGTTGCCGGCGGCGGGTCCGCCACGCCGGGCCATGGCGCTCCACCGTCCCAAATCGGGCGCTCCGCACGTCCATCCATTGGCTCACCCGTTCTTGCCGGGCGGTACTGGGCACCGCCCGCAGCGGGCGATACCAACATACCGCCCTCACGGCAAAATTCGGGCAGAAGCGCTGACAGATCGCTGACGATTCTTCCGTTTCCGATGGAAAAGTCGGGCGACGCGGCCATTGCCCGGTTCTGGCGGCGGGCGACGACCGGAACCGGCCGCTGAGGCCGGTCCTGACGGCGGGGACGGGGGCCGGCGGGCCGGCCCTGGCCGGAAGAAGCGCAGGGAGGCAGGCGCGCCCTGTGGCGCCGCCGTTCAGGCGGGGAGGACGACGACTTTGGTCTTCACCGGAGTCTCGTTGTAGAGCTGGATCATGTCCTGGCTCAACAGC is a genomic window of Ancylobacter sp. IITR112 containing:
- a CDS encoding glycosyltransferase family 39 protein: MADPPPATRRRTSIFLRRLRAELARAFPARRALPLIAAACLSGALDLVAFLLLLGLGVGVMGAQLVSFGLAALCLHGLALRWAGRDGAAPLPPKVDLAARLAIVVVLALALRTGVLASAAALLDLPAPLAFLPALGATAMVSTLGAVFFVVPATLAPLSRAARWRLAALAVVAYSVLLRLMFLGVTELMPQEAYYWNYAQHLDIGYLDHPPMVAWLIFAGTELLGSNEFGVRLAAWLCWGVTAFFSFQLAGRMFGRSAAFITALLVATLPFYFGTGLVMTPDAPLTACWAGTLYFLERALRGGKAGAWGGVGLCFGLGLLSKYTIALLGPAALLFMLLDPRARGWFKRPEPYLAAVVAVLVFSPVILWNLEHDLASFAFQSTRRVSGSFRFSLPELLLGGAGLLTPTVLVAALAVLWLRERGVGGPAPTAGEGGGRQEERRRWLFIGLFTLVPLSVFVGFSLFHMARLNWTGPLWLAVLPAVAAGLLAAPDRLGPRQRHLQRAVAPTLAIALALYGAGLIFLVAGLPGPHVVAPFPAVPVAWQDFGAQAASLAEEVRATTGDEPVLIGLDAYNIASQLAFYAAGAGARPAMSVGRGVLGQPALMYGYWYPPDAYGGRQAVLFAFSRRRIESPLLRFSFAELGEVKQREVKSNGRVVGSFYYRVGRLAAKPALDPAAFAASMAPD
- the fghA gene encoding S-formylglutathione hydrolase, which gives rise to METVSKAKSHGGVQGVYRHDSTVTGTPMTFAVFVPPQAADGPVPVLWYLSGLTCTHANVMEKGEYRAAASAHGVIIVAPDTSPRGADVPDEPDNWQFGSGAGFYLDATQTPYATHYRMYSYLVDELSALVAAQFPADMSRQGIFGHSMGGHGALTLALKHPDRFRSCSAFAPITQPSTADWSRPALEKYLGADERDWRAYDAVALIEDGKRFPEFLVDQGGADPFLDTGLRPQLLAQACASAGIPLSLNLREGYDHSYFFISTFMADHIAWHAARLR